From the Lactuca sativa cultivar Salinas chromosome 9, Lsat_Salinas_v11, whole genome shotgun sequence genome, the window tctattcatccggtggtccagatctatgcattctggcacacaatagttactagaaacaatataacctaaccgtgtatatatatatatatatatatatatatatataggggagagtttaattgagaaaaaaaaaaggatgagaatgggggaatcattctcagtcaatcatttatttttaccgCAAAAGCCTCCAACGTACCGGCTAAAATGAGAAAggaatgcacatgtgttttccagcaaaacatatttccttaaactatgttaatcattacctttttatatatacaaaaacatagttttctttgttttttttttttttttaatttttagaagctatttttatcaaaaaaaatgattttaaatataccaaaattcatgattttttattctctacaattttaagataaaataaaaaaaaaaatttgttttatattttcagctattgttattcataagtgaataaaaatgcatcagGTTTtgttacagtacattcgttattcacttatgaataaaaagtgtgattttttgttttttacaatttaagtatcattcatatatgaatatagcatataataaacatagtatattcatattttaatattggaagatgcattcacttgtgaatattaacatagtatatttacttgtgaatactaaatgatatattcacttatgagtattaaatgatatttcatatgtaaatattacataatattacatggtatatcacatgtgaatattacatagtatatttatttgtgaatattagatgatatattcacttatgaatattacacaatatattcacatatgaatattacaaggtatattcacttgtgaatatattcacttatgaatatttgaaggtattttgacaaatatatataatttttatatgttatttacatataaataacatacagacttgcatatttgttttgtggtttttaataatcatatactgattcaggtgagaaaacatattcatatgtgaatataacgtggtaatttagtttatgcatttcatcaaacagttagagtgcatacaagttaactatttttaaaatgttaaaaacatcaagttatcaattccaaatcatcatatacttccgatttcgacttTAGATGCGACATCCTATGTCTGATcgatttctcattttgattttgatttccgaaaatccgattgggaacctgtgagtaccgattctgagtccttcaatgtcgactgtgactgcgagtccagaactccgattccaatttcaCGAACAACGAAGAAATTccggtttagttgaagaaatctggatgattattgaaggttggaggaaattttttgatgatgaacgacctgttatcgaattctctatagttacatatttgagattgaaggttattaacatatttacaagtttgccactgtgtctttttatgcttagattaaattctattttcttaattgaacccacctctctctctctctctctctctctttatatatatatatatatatatatatatatatatatatatatatatatatatatatatatatatatatatatatatatatatatatatatatatatatatatatatatatatatatatatatatcatctatTCTACTTCCAAATTGCACATTTCATAATGAGACTTGTACCCTTATTgatgtgtacttttccatcataTTCTGATATGGCTTAGCTACAAGCCGCATGGTTACTGAAATTACAtgattaaattaacaattaatagatATGTATAAATTCCttgatttcactaaaatatagAACATATGGCAAAATTGAATCTCAAAATCGATGCTAATAAAACGAAATTGGCTCTAGCCGGTGGGCAAACCGTTTGTTAGGGATTCCATTACATCAAGATATTCCCATTTTCCATCCTTATAAGATAGAACCGATAACTCAACTGATCGTAAGTTGATCTAGAGGTGTACAAAAGGTTTTTAAGTTGATCCGATTTGATTTTCAACAGGTTCGATTTTTAGGGTATACATAAATATCGGTTTCATTTTTAACGGGTTTACCCTTAAAGTGTGAACCGATATAACCCAGTGTTCAACTTTGCTATGGTTTTTTTCTTGTTCGCACTGAATCGGTTTATAAGGTCCTAATGTAGCTTCCAATTGCTAGAATGGGATAAACTTAAATgcgattggatcggatcaaaccaaGTTGGTTTCTACAAAACCGATTTTCAATCGAACCAGTTTTAGATAAGATCCATATCGAAGAATTGGTTTAGTTGTACAACTCTACCTTATTCCATTTAATCATAAAAAATTTTACGGTATTATATTACAGCATCACCAACTTCTCTCCATAGATAGAAGCCAAAAGAAAAAAACTTTAACGACAGAGATGCCCAAATCCATGAGTCAAATCAAAGTATCAAACATTTCGTGGTGTGTCGGCCTACCATTTTGTTATAAAGGTCTTCTTTTTGCAAAGAGAAAAGAAAATGAAACAGAAACagagaaaaaggaaataaaaaagaaaagCCGTGACCTAAAAGTTTTCTATTAGTTCAGAAATTTATATGTGTAAACATCACAATCCACATGTCACAAGTCACAActatcatatttattttttttctgtTCTTTTTCAATTGTAATTCAAGAGTCAAGAACATACCATAAACTCTTTTCATCACCAAAGAACAAATTACACAGACACCAGAGCTCAATATTCTAAGTTGAAACAACTCCAAATGCTACAATAACCGATTCAAAGAATCAACTCAACATTTTCCATGATCACATGTTTATATTTTTCCTTAAACCCTAAATGAATTTAAGCTCCAAATTTCGGGACTTTAGCAGTTGAGATACGCGTGAGAAAATGTTCTGCCACAATCCTCCTCTGAATCTTCCCTGTAGCCGTCTTTGGAACAGAATCCGTAATAAACACCTTCTTAGGAACCTTAAACGCCGCTAAATTCTTCTTACAGAATCTTAAAACCTCGTCCTCATCAAGACCCGATCCATCTCTAGGTATCACAGCACAATTTATCTGTTTTTcattacattaataatattaattttttatatcgaaataaataaaataaattttgatgtgTCATAGACTCATAGCCCATACCTCTTCGCCATATTTGTCATCGGGCACACCAAAACAAACAGCTTGTGCAACATCTGGATGCGATAATAGGACAGCATCCACCTCGATTGGTGATATTTTCTCTcctaaaatagaaaataaataataaCCAAATAAAGATAATGCAACCTTTTTAATAATCTTATTACTATATTTTAGTAGAATCGGCATCTAATAATAGAACATACTGTTAAGTGATctactttataataataataaattgcaaattaataataaaagaaaaacacATGTTGTGTGAGATAGACGATTTTATTGTCGTTTTCGTTTAACGAGAATTCTGTGAAGGTGAGGAAATCGATGTCGACAAGTATTGTAATTTGTGTATTTTAATTGCTACACTTTTAAGGGCCCACCTTACCAAAATCAAGAAAATAACAGCCCTTGAAGCACGAAAGGGTCTAGAGATTTAGACATTTGTGTTCGTTAAATATCAGTGGCATAAgaatataattattaattttttatgactaacgattttcttaaatattttaaattgattaGAAAATGTTAAAGAAATAATACCTCCTCTGTTGACCAATTCCTTGATTCGGCCCACTAGATGCAGATATCCATCGGAGTCAAAATACCCGATATCACCTGTATGAAACCACCCGAATAAAAATGCGGATTTGTTAGCTTCCGGGTTGTTTTTATACCCGGTTGTCACATTCGGGCCCCGAATACAAACTTCGCCATTTTCGCCGGCTTTTTGTTCTACGCCGTTTTCATCCAATATTGCCATTTCTTGACCCACGGGTTTTCCGACTGACCCGGGAATGTGCGGGCCGTCTTCCGGTAATGGGTTGGACGACATGAGATGGGTGGCTTCGGTCATGGCGTAGGCTTCGAGAACCGGCGCGTGAAAGGCTTCTTCAAGCCGAGCTAATATGGACGGCGCGAGTGACGCGCTGCAGCTTCGGATGAATCGGAGTTTTGGGTATGTGGGTTCGGGTTTGGATAGGTGGCGGTCGAGTATGATTTGGTGGATGGTGGGGACGGCGGTGTACCAGGTGGCATTGTATTTGATCATGTCTGACCAGAAAGTTGAGGCGGAGAAACGCCCGGCGGATGGGAGGGTGACGGAGGCTCCGGCGCCGAAAGAGCTTAGTAATCCGGCGAGTAGGCCGTGGACGTGGAACAGAGGGAGGACGATGACGGTGGAGTCGGATTCAGTGAGTTTGTAAATGAATTTTATGTTGTTGACGGAAGAGGCTAAGTTGAGTTGAGTCAGTGGCACACCTTTGGGGCGGCTGGTGGTGCCGGAAGTGTGAAGGAAAAGTGCGACGTCAGATGGCTCGTTGACGATTTTCAAGGCGGTGAAATCGGAGCTAGATTCTGACGCGGCGGAGAGCTTGATACCTGATTCAACGTCGTTCAAAGTCGCTGTTATGTGAGGGATTCCGATCTTTGACGCCGCGATTTCGGCCGCCTCGATTCCCTCCTTAGCGGTCAATAAGAGTTTTGATTCAGAGTCCGATAAGTAAAACTCGAACTCATCGGCGGTGTAAGCTTGATTAAGCGGTGCTGCGGTGGCTTTCACCCGGATGACGGCCAAAAACATGATCACATACTGTAAACAAACAGAAAAATCCCATCAAAAATCTTACCGAATCGATGAATTCACCTTAATTACAGTGCGATTATAATTCTTAAGATCTGTCAAAAAAATAGGGCATAGGAGAAAAAGTGATAAATACCTCGATGGTATTGGGAAACGTGAGGGCGACGACATCGCCGGGTTTGACACCGGCAGCCACAAGCGACGAAGCTGCATGCTCGATGAGATGATTAAGACGAGAGTGGGTGATATCGAATTTGCCGGAGACGGAGATAGCACGGCGATCGGGAAATTTGTCGGCGACGTGTTTCAGTAATCCGGTTAAAGTCTccattgtcaaaaaaaaaaaatatgaattgaaAATGAAGATAAGCAAAAGGGGTTTTAGATGAGAACGGGAAGAGGGGAAGGGTGTAATATATAGAAGAATAAGGCGGCGAGCACACGGAGGAGGAACGCCGAGGGGGTTTGATTCTTGACCACGTTCGGCGAAGGTGTTACTTGGGGAAGGTATGCCACGTGGAAGATGACATGTAATGGAGGTCGATCATTTTTCAACTTGAATCGGGAACGGTCTCACGTGAGATAAGCATGTCAAGATCCCATGTTATATGTATGAATACTTTATTTTGGTGAAAAAAAATACAGTGCCTTAGAAATTATTACTTGGTATCATTGAATCATATTTTTTCATATATTTCGAACAATGGAAATTAATAACAAatattattataagtttcatTAGTGTGAGTGTGGTTTCATTGGATTAACCCATAACATTTCacttataatactattttatctCACTAGATCGATAGTTGTGATAACACATCCTCCACACTTTTgttatttcatttcatttaatatCATTTTTCCTTCACACTCTCATCACCCACAAAACTAATAGGAAATGATACATagtaacacctatatatatatatatatatatatatatatatatatatatatatatatatatatatatatatatatatatatatatatatatatatatatatatatatatatattatgcggAGCATGGGCAACATAtctagtttattttatttcattcataaATTACAAACTGTTTATGAATAAGAACTAACCCACCATGCGGTACACTTCTCCCGCAACATCAACCCACCAACTCACCGCAATTCTAGACGGTGTTGTGTTCACCGCACAACTATAGTGACATATCGCCCACCACACGATGCGGTTATCTTCAACATCGTGTGGTCTTAAACAAAACACTCCATTAAACCTTTAAAGTTTAATGGTTTTTCatatcaccatatatatatatatatatatatatatatatatatatatatatatatatatatatatatatatatatatatatatatatagggttaaaataaaaatactaaaTAAAATGAGAACGTGAGGATGATTCTCAGTCAATTGTTTTCTTTAATTAAGTTATTTTTTGGTAATTAATAAATTGTATTAttaaaaattttgattaatagtatgTAGGGATAAAATGGTAAGTGTATTTTGAGATAATTATGAAAATAAGCAAAATTTGTGGGATTattcaattttcaaaatttcaattttcagatttttaaaatttcaaaatttttgaaatactaatttttaaattttcgaGTTAATATTCATTATAGAATATATTTATATAGTAGCTAAATAGCAATTAACAATGAATGTATATAAAAATTCACACatattaataagataatgaattttttatttaataatgatataaaaaggattttttacaaaaatcataagaaaataataacatacataaaaatataaactcatgtaaaaaataaaatatatatacaaattcAAGATAGAAAAATTATAAAAGTTCTATGTATTATAGTATGTTTTTTTTGTTCTAGGTCTTTGACTATTTTTCTTCTTGGTCTTCACTATTTTCTTTTTTTGAGTTCTTTTAACAtgtaaatacaaataaataaataaactgtaTGCAAAAAATCATAACAGAATAATAACAAAAGTACTAAGATATACGTAGAAATTCAAAGTAGAATAATGTAAACACTAAGTTGTATTGAGAAATTCATAATAGAATAACATCATACCATCATAAACTATTAAGCTGTAattaaaaaatcataaatgaaaaGGAAACCCATATGGAATTAGTACTTTTAGTATTCATGTTAAAATGTTtatgtatataattaatataagtAACATGCATATTCATGAtagaatatatacatataaagtTTACATAGACAATTAGTACTCAATATTCATAATAGAATAACgacattgttttgtttttttttcatttacatatgtATCACTATAAGTAATCTTTTTTCACCATGATGTATACTAAATATACCATGGTGGCATAACCTTCAGTTTCTCAATGACAAATGACactattttcttttgaaaaacaacAAATTCATAAAATATATGGATATGATCATATTTTATTAAACTTAATAAAAAAAGATCATGAACCAACCTCACCACAAGTAGTTGTAACAAGGTCATTTTATTAGCTATCATGACCTTTTCAAAGAGTTTTGATGCCTTGTCAATATAGGGTCTTCTGATAAAATATGCATAAAATCATAATAAGAATAGATAATTCAAGAAAACTCATTTCATTATCTGTAGAAAAATCAAGAAATCAAGGGAAATTACCAAGCCTATAACATCTTGTTCTTCATGGTATCCACCCTTTATCCCTTTAGTAAGTGATTATTGCGCAAAGTGGCCCTTTATGGCATTTTTATAGTTTTTGGTGCAACATGGGTACGTAGGGCATACCTAGTGCCCTGcatgtacgttgagcgtacgctagtacgcatggcgtacacaaatttgaccaaaccctaatatttagggtttgtgcACTATATAAGAACCATTGTTGCCCCAAAACCCTTTCTCTTATCAGCCTCTATCCCAAGAATCGACCcaccttgcaaaccctaatctattTTGAGCATTTTTAGCTTTTAAGTGAGTTGTGTGCTTTCTTGTTTGTGAAGGAACATCATCAAGGAAATGGATTTGTTCTCAAGACTTTAGGTCCAAATTTTTTCTCTTCATTATGCactatttggaggtataaagctccaaccttGGCTCATGTTTTCTAGATCTTGGTTAAGCTtagattttctttttgtttgtcaCAAAACCTAGGTCTTTGTGAGTAGAAGGTACTACAAAGCCTTTGAGCTATCCTTTTAGACATTTTAGAGCattttaagtcataaaaatgcaagcttgaaTCTTCGTTTGtctccatgcaagagttatggtgTACAAAAGGATTGAGCAAGTTAGGTTTTTTTGACAATGGGAGTTGTTTTTCTGCCAAACCATCGACCATTTTTCATAAGAAAAATCAACAAGCCCTCACCCTATTTTTCCAGTCACATTCTGACTCTTTTTATGATGAATTGATGCCGGTTCGGTAATCTGATGTTTTTAACAAAAACACGATGTTTTTAAAAGCACACTTTGAGGGTGAGTTTCACGACCCCATTTTAAACCTTTTACTATTTTCAGGAGAGAATATATGCTTAATATCGTTTTTCGTTTATATAAACTTCAATTATTTATTACcatttatatataaattatttaattgtTATAGTGAACTGTCGCAAACTGTCGCTAAAATCTGTCGCTTTTATATAATAGATTATATAAACATTGCCGTTGCATAATATGGATATTTATTATGCTTTGTCATTACTCTAACCGCATAATATGAATATTAATTATATCATGTCGTTACTATgtgtaacgctcgtgtttctagcctagacaTTAATATTGATGTGATAgtttaggttaacctttgtaactcattttgaagaaatgaaaaagaattatgtgaatattatgtgttttatgtgttttatgcttaattactaggagttaattaattaagaataaaaatgagcgtcaaaaataaatattagataaagccgatatctattaagaaagttgtagtggttgtgacaaggattacggatatataaagaataccaaaatccgagttataatgaagaagttatgacatgtcgaagtttcacgacaaaacgacacggtgccgaatgtcgtaaaaagtgagtttttgataaactactttttagccttagttatctaaGTGAAATTCGTAGtgctcgttaaaccgagagtatgtatgaaaagaacgcccaaatctgacttcgtatgaggacgttatgatttttcgaagtttcagcttagcagtagacagctaaaaactcgaattttagatcgagtgatttttagccgacacgacctaaacaagaatcaaaggtctcgtcaatagtatcacaacggtaaaaagacagacgaaaacggacgtcggatgaagaaattatgaatttttaacggatttcctgtcccggtctgttaaaaataataatataaaaattaaagtcaaaattagtcgacaaaGTCTAAGCGagctgtagagcataattttacctacgcgtgcatataaagaacgtcaaaaacggagctcgtatgcgaaagttatggattttagaagttttggtgcGAAAATCGAGAAATATTGTCAAAACCGAGAAATCTCGCATACGTGGAATTCGGCCACATGTCCTCGCCTCGCATCCGACGTGTGTCCAAAATTCTACTGAGTCATCCGAACCGGAGAAGCCATCCGAAGTGGTTTAGTAGAAATGCGACGCGTGCCACTTTCCTCATGCATCCGAGCTTCGCAGGGTGCCAcggatcccccccccccccccctcgtcGGACCCGGACTTCAGTCTAATCAGGATCTGCCAGCAAGGCCCTCGCATGCGCAACCCACGTGCGAAGCTATCTGCCCCCTTCGGATTTGCAGCCACTTGGGagcttctcagccgtccgattaGAAGCCTCCCcatataaatagaaggctgctaGCCTTCTCGGATAATTTTAAGAAATTGTCCATTTTCACCCCTTTTTTCACATTTCGTTCATTTTAATattccccaaagccccggtatcaattataacctccggaatacgccacgaaaatcccaagaaatttatcttttcggtttcgaagctcgACCCTTGCAGAGCCctgtttctcaataaaacttccgattttattagaaaatatcgttttaggaaacgaattgctgcccgattatcatcaaatcatgtgagtgtgtagttactttcactttacacatagatatgaaatatttaccttaaaatacgtgatatgtgtaaatatattaattgtttatttgaggtaactgttgaatagatgttttatTCAAACTTTAAACtgtgtatgtattttatctacaaatatgttgggtagaatatgggtagacgaaatagtcgatgggtgttaaaatgatgagagacctcgatgttgttgttgttgttgtagttgtctagcagagtatagacgatgaccacagacctttctagacagtccagtggtaCACTAGcaagttcgcaacttgtaggtgttgatgaactaaatgttcattggcgtagtCCAATTCCCCTCATGGTTttctttaggacatgtatggctgaggagtccccttagcagtagtgtccaacccgatgatattccttaggttaggtcccttgtgataggtgtttagggacataaagtgaggacaacgggaatgggtaatcagggttattgttgattggtgaacttaataagttattattattgtgggttgaaaaccctatatgctcaccaggctcccagcCTGATCCACGCAACTTTTTATATGATTACAAGTaatggaccccgagcatagtcggaggacgatgagagatttttgattataggccagtagttgtaaataaatgttgaaaggcttataatgtcttgtttatgcttttgatctgtatcagaacatgacatcccgaggttttgatatgaaatgaaactatatatttcttaaagaaaggttttgataaacttttatcatgttttgttttggggaccaatttcgcaacatcttttaaaaagatttctctgattttattttaaaaatcataaattaaatcagtcttttctgaccgagaaattaggggatttCACAGTTcctatcagagcattagtttaagcgaactaagaaattgtaggatttgtagacttaaacttagaatgctaagtgatgattgtgaggtgagcgtctaccatattttagacacgagcactagtttattttaggaaagatgcctaaaatgcccttatgtgctaaatgctatatgttttccATGTATGTCTTTATTTGTTCGGATctgtggtctgttgccgaccggatctggaaaccttatgtgtataggattctaagcgtatgattacaagattagaactaacatgtaaacgtttcggagtgataagggaattgaaaTATCTatcaaggataaagacctaaattcgccttattcggtatatagattgtaatggcaagaactcaaAGTGGAGCGGGAAATGCAAACaaaaaccaacaacctcaacccgaagtggtggaacaggtgcctatagtaggagctgcaccaaaacccatcaccatggctggagtacgaactatgattcagaccatgttggctgaacaaagggaggagttgaggcaaatgttgctgaacaacagg encodes:
- the LOC111901731 gene encoding probable CoA ligase CCL9 — protein: METLTGLLKHVADKFPDRRAISVSGKFDITHSRLNHLIEHAASSLVAAGVKPGDVVALTFPNTIEYVIMFLAVIRVKATAAPLNQAYTADEFEFYLSDSESKLLLTAKEGIEAAEIAASKIGIPHITATLNDVESGIKLSAASESSSDFTALKIVNEPSDVALFLHTSGTTSRPKGVPLTQLNLASSVNNIKFIYKLTESDSTVIVLPLFHVHGLLAGLLSSFGAGASVTLPSAGRFSASTFWSDMIKYNATWYTAVPTIHQIILDRHLSKPEPTYPKLRFIRSCSASLAPSILARLEEAFHAPVLEAYAMTEATHLMSSNPLPEDGPHIPGSVGKPVGQEMAILDENGVEQKAGENGEVCIRGPNVTTGYKNNPEANKSAFLFGWFHTGDIGYFDSDGYLHLVGRIKELVNRGGEKISPIEVDAVLLSHPDVAQAVCFGVPDDKYGEEINCAVIPRDGSGLDEDEVLRFCKKNLAAFKVPKKVFITDSVPKTATGKIQRRIVAEHFLTRISTAKVPKFGA